TATTCTTTATGAACTTGATAAAGATTTAGAAGCTGAAGTTAGAGACATGTGCGAAACGGATATGGTGGCTGCGATTCAGGTTCAAGAAAAACATGCTCGTGAAGATGCCATTAAAGAAGTGAAAAATCGAGTACTCGCAAAGTTCGAAGAGAATGAAGCAACAGCCGATGACTTGAAGCAGGTAAAACAAATATTAGATAAAATTGTTAAAGGTGAAGTTCGCCGTTTAATAACAGTTGAGAAAATCCGTCCAGATGGTCGAAAAATCGATGAAATACGTCCTTTATCTTCACAGGTAGGTATCCTGCCGCGTACGCATGGTTCAGGATTGTTTACACGTGGACAAACTCAAGCATTAAGTATTTGTACTTTAGGTGCAATGGGCGATGTTCAAATTCTAGATGGATTAGGTATTGAGGAAGAAAAACGTTTTATGCACCATTACAACTTCCCATTATTTAGTGTTGGCGAAACTGGACCAATCCGTGGACCTGGCCGCCGTGAAATTGGACATGGCGCTCTAGGAGAACGGGCATTAGAACCAATTGTGCCATCTGAAAAGGACTTTCCATACACGATTCGTCTTGTTTCTGAGGTACTGGAATCAAATGGTTCAACCTCTCAAGCAAGTATTTGTGCTAGTACGCTAGCGATGATGGATGCAGGTGTTCCAATTAAAGCTCCAGTTGCTGGGATTGCGATGGGACTTGTTAAATCAGGTGATTATTACACTGTTTTATCTGATATTCAAGGTATGGAAGACCACCTTGGCGATATGGATTTCAAAGTTGCAGGAACGGCTAAGGGAGTAACAGCCCTTCAAATGGATATTAAGATTAAAGGTCTTTCCCGTGAAATCCTTGAAGAAGCATTGCAACAGGCTAAAAAAGGCAGAATGCATATCTTAGATTCTATGCTGGCAACTATTGCTGAGCCTAGAACCGAGCTTTCACAATTTGCTCCAAAAATCTTAACAATGAAAATTAACCCAGATAAAATCCGTGATGTTATTGGGCCAAGCGGTAAGCAAATCAATAAAATTATTGAGGAAACTGGTGTTAAGATTGATATCGAACAAGATGGAACAGTATTTATTGCCTCTACAAATCAGGAAATGAATCAAAAAGCAAAGAAAATTATTGAAGATATCGTTCGTGAGGTTGTAGTTGGCGAAATGTATCTTGGAAAAGTCAAACGTATTGAAAAGTTCGGTGCGTTTGTCGAAATTTTCGCTGGTAAAGATGGACTTGTCCATATTTCTGAATTGGCTGAAGAGCGAGTTGGAAAAGTGGAGGATGTCATTAAAATTGGTGACGAATTTTTAGTGAAAGTTACAGAAATTGATAAACAAGGTCGTGTGAACTTATCACGTAAAGCAATATTAAAGGAACAACGTGAAAAGGCTGAAGCTGAGAAACAACAATAAGTCATATTCGTCAAAAGTGAAATAGGAAAGGTCAGGGGGAACCCTGACTTTTTCCATGTTAGATGTATCTTGTTCTATCTAGCTACAGCGCCTAGGGGCTCGGGGTCATAAGCCAATCCGTCAAGAAGGTTAAAGAGCAACCTTCTTGACGGCTCGTCTTATGCCTGTCGCCCCTGTGCGAGGCGCTTTCGCTTTTAGTTCTACCTTGTCCCTAATATTCATATATTTTGTATGAAGGGGGAAGGTAAATGAAGAAGTTAAGTTTGATAGCTTTCTTATTTCTAGCTGCGTGGTTTTCTGTTAACAATCCTCTTGTAGATACATATGTTGCCACACTTAAAGGAAACGCGCTAACTGTGGGAAAGCAAGAAGATCCGCTATATCAAAGTATTGTAAAAAATGCTTCTACATATGAAATACCGCCTTCCAATGCTAAAATTGATAGAGTATGGAAAGCGATTCCAGGTTATAATGGGATAACTGTCGATATTGAAGCCTCATATAAAAACATGAAGAAAATTGGCACGTTCGATGAAAAAAAATTAGTTTATAAACAAACTGAACCATCCGTACATCTTAGCGATTTATCCCCTTCTCCCATTTATCGAGGCCACCCTGATAAACCAATGGTCAGCTTCATCATAAATGTAGCTTGGGGAAATGAATATTTGCCTGAAATTCTTGCTGCCCTAAAAAAGCACCAAGTTAAAGCAAGTTTTTTCCTTGAGGGAAGATGGGTGAAAAATAATCCTGAATTGGCAAAAATGATAGTGAGTGCTGGACATGAGGTTGGGAATCACTCCTACACACATCCTGACATGAAAAGAATATCAGCAGTACAGATTAGGGAGCAATTAAACAATACAAATGAAGTAATTGAAGCAGCAACGGGGAAAAAAAGCATTTGGTTTGCACCTCCCAGCGGCAGTTACCGGGATGAAACCGTTACAATCGCAGCCGAATTCAAGATGAAGACAGTTATGTGGACAGTAGATACCATAGATTGGCAAAAGCCATCACCAGACCAACTAATTAATCGAGTTATCTCTAAAATTAGTAATGGTTCAATGGTACTCATGCATCCAACAGAATCTACCGCAAAATCATTAGACACCCTAATAACACTTATTGAAGAAAAAGGATTAAGATTAGGTACGGTAAGTGATTTAATGAGTGAAGAAAGAATTATGAAATAAATTTAACAGAGTATCCAGATAATAAAGGAAATAGCTAATTTTTCGCTTTTCTATAGACAGGAGGATTTTGATGATTAACAAATATTCTTGCAAAAATGGAGTAAGAATTGTTTTAGAAAATATTCCAACAGTGAGATCTGTGGCAATTGGAGTCTGGATTGGCACTGGTTCAAGAAATGAAGATCCCCAAACGAATGGTATTTCGCACTTTTTAGAGCATATGTTTTTTAAAGGAACGAAAAATCGTTCAGCGAAGGAAATAGCAGAATCATTTGATAGTATTGGCGGTCAAGTGAATGCCTTTACCTCCAAAGAATACACTTGCTACTATGCTAAAGTACTGGATACACATGCACAATTTGCATTAGATGTTTTAGCTGATATGTTCTTCAATTCGACCTTTGTTGAAGAAGAGTTAAATAAAGAAAGAAATGTCGTTCTTGAAGAAATTAAAATGTATGATGATACTCCAGATGACATTGTCCATGATTTACTCAGCCGTGCCATTTATGGAGATCATCCACTTGGATATCCGATATTGGGGACAGAAGAAACCTTAAATACATTTACAAGTGCGACTCTAAAGGATTATATCCATAATCGATACACACCAGAAAATGTTGTCATCTCTATTGCAGGGAATGTTTCAGATAAATTTATTCTAGAGGTTGAAAAATACTTTGGGTCCTATGAAGGTGGAAATAGTGCTACACTTGAAAATATTCCAGTCTTTCAATCCAATCGATTATCACGAAAGAAAGAAACAGAACAAGCTCATCTTTGTCTTGGTTTTGAAGGATTAAAGATTGGACATGAAGATGTCTATAGCTTAATCATTTTAAATAATATTTTAGGCGGCTCTATGAGCAGCAGATTGTTCCAAGAAGTTCGTGAGCAGCGAGGCTTAGCCTATTCAGTCTTCTCTTATCATTCCGCGTATCAGGATAATGGAGTTGTGACCGTATACGGTGGTACAGGGGCTAAGCAGCTTGATGTGTTATACGAAACAATTCAAGAAACACTTGAAAAGTTAAAACAAGATGGAATTACAGATAAAGAATTAAATAATAGTAAAGAACAGTTAAAAGGAAGTTTGATGTTAGGCTTAGAAAGTACGAATAGCAGGATGAGTCGAAACGGTAAAAATGAACTTCTCTTAAAGCGTCACCGATCTCTTGATGAAATTATTGAGCAAATTGACCAAGTTACCAAACAAAGTGTAAATGGGATGGCGACATCTGTTTTTACAGACAAATACTCAGTTTCATTAATTAGTCCCAATGGGGAATTACCTAAAACTTTAATCTAAAAGAAGAAACAGTTCACTCTGAACTGTTTTTTCTTTTTGTGTCTAGCACATGCCGCTAGGGCGCTTCCACTTTTCTTAGTCTAATTTAGGACTTCCATCGATAAACTTAAGTAAAGAGTGTAGAGGGAGGAGTTCATTATAATGAGGCTAAGTGAATTAAGCGGGAAAGAAATAGTGGATGTGAAAAAGGCAGAGCGGTTGGGAGTTCTTGGTCAAACAGACCTTGAAATCGACGAGAGCACCGGGCAAATACAAGCCTTGTTGATTCCGTCCGTAAAGTGGTTTGGATTTAGAAAACAAGGCGGGGAAATAAGAGTACCATGGCAGCATATAAAAAAAATAGGAACTGATATGATCATTATTGATGTACATGAAGGAGAAAAGGTTGAAGAATAACGATTAGGTAAAAAAGCCCAAGCAAATAAAATTTTGCTTGGGCTTTTTTATTTATCTGTAAATGGAAAACTCACAGATTCATTCACTCTTACATAAGATGTTGAAGTGATAAGAAGAAAAAGACTTCTGCTTGGATTTTTTGAAAAGAAGGTGAATGATTTCATGCTGACAGGGATGCAGATAGCCGTGATCGGTGGAGATGCAAGACAGCTGGAAATTATCCGGAAGTTAACCGAGTTAGATGCCAGATTATCTTTAATTGGCTTCGAGCAGCTTGACCACGCGTTTACAGGCGCTGTTAAGGAAAAGTTGGATGAAGTCGATTTTTCAAATATGGATGCCTTAATCTTACCGGTACCCGGTACTAATTTAGAAGGGCATGTTGAAACAATCTTTTCGAATGAAAAGGTAATATTAACAGCCGAAATGCTTTTGAAAACACCTGAACATTGTACCATTTACTCCGGAATTAGTAATACTTTTTTAAACGGTATTACAAAGGAAGCAAATCGTCCGCTTGTACAGCTTTTTGAAAGGGACGATGTGGCAATTTACAATTCTATTCCGACTGTAGAAGGAACAATTATGATGGCCATCCAGCATACTGATTTCACGATTCATGGCTCAAATATTACGGTATTAGGCTTAGGAAGAGTTGGGATGAGTGTAGCAAGAACGTTCCATGCGCTTGGAGCAAAAATAAAGGTCGGTGCCAGGAAAACAGAACATCTTGCAAGAATTACGGAAATGGGTTTAACGCCATTTCATTTAAACGAAATAGAACAGCAGGTGAAGGATACAGATATCTTAATCAATACTATTCCGTTATTAATTGTAACTGCATCAGTTATTTCTAAAATGCCTACTCATACTTTGATTATTGATTTAGCTTCAAAACCAGGTGGAACAGATTTTAGGTATGCAGAAAAAAGAGGTATAAAAGCACTGCTTGCGCCAGGGTTACCTGGAATTGTCGCGCCAAAAACAGCTGGTCAAATATTAGCCAATGTTCTGGCCCAATTGCTTCAAGATGATTTAAGTAAGCGAAAGGGGATAATAAAATGAGTTTAAAAGGAAAAAAAATAGGCTTTGGTTTAACAGGGTCTCATTGTACGTATGACGCTGTATTTCCAGAAATCGAGAAACTGGTTCAAGCAGGTGCTGAGGTTTTACCAGTCGTTACTTTTACAGTCAAAAATACAGAAACACGTTTTGGTAAAGGGGAGGACTGGATTCAAAGAATAGAGGACCTAACAGGTAACAGAGCGATCGATTCAATCGTGAAAGCAGAGCCATTAGGACCGAAAATTCCTTTAGACTGTATGGTTATTGCCCCATTAACGGGTGTTTCAATGAGTAAATTTGCAAATGCAATGAATGATAGTCCGGTGTTAATGGCTGCAAAAGCAACATTGAGAAATTTAAAACCAGTAGTACTCGGAATATCTACAAATGATGCATTGGGATTAAATGGAGTTAATTTAATGAGATTAATGGCAACAAAAAATATATATTTTATCCCATATGGGCAAGATGATCCGAAAAATAAGCCTAATTCGATGGTAGCAAGAATGCCGATGTTAATGGAAACGGTTGAAGCAGCAATTGAAGGCAGGCAAATTCAGCCTGTTTTGGTGGAAAGATATAGGGATACAGACTAATTCTCACTCCTTTCGTCAAATATGGTTATTTCTTTTAAGGAATATGTTAATATATTTATAATTCACTCATCAGTGAGACCTATTATCTCACTGATGAGAATTTATATTAATCTTTTCTGATTTCTAAACCATCGAAACAGAAATGACCAATAATTATAGATGAAAGATTGAGAGGGGTACTAGAATATGAAGAAATCAAAAGGTTATCATGTGGCTGTTGTAGGTGCAACAGGAGCAGTTGGGCAGCAAATGATCCAAACATTAGTGAAAGAAAAATTCCCTATTGGAAAATTAACTCTACTATCTTCTGCTCGTTCAGCTGGTAAAAAAGTTACGATTGATGGAGTTGAGCATACGATTCAGGAAGCAAAGCCTGAAAGCTTTGCGGGAGTCGATATTGCTTTATTCTCGGCTGGCGGCAATATATCAAAAGAACTTGCTCCAGAAGCAGTAAAATACGGAGCAATCGTAGTAGATAACACAAGTGCATTTAGAATGGATGAAGAAATTCCGCTTGTTGTTCCTGAAGTTAACGAAGATGATCTGCACAATCATAATGGTATCATTGCAAATCCGAATTGTTCAACCATCCAAATGGTTGTAGCATTAGAACCAATTAGACAAAAATATGGTCTAAAGAAAGTGATTGTTTCCACCTATCAAGCAGTTTCAGGTGCAGGAGCCGTAGCAATTGAGGAGTTACAGAATCAAACAAAAGCTATTATTAATGGTGAGACAATAGAACCTAAGATATTACCTGTTAAAGGTGACAAGAACCACTATCAGATTGCCTTTAATGCTATCCCACAGATAGATAAGTTCCAAGATAACGGTTATACTTTTGAAGAAATGAAAATGATTAATGAAACTAAAAAGATTATGCATTTGCCAGAGCTGCCTGTTGCCGCAACTTGTGTAAGATTACCTGTAGCTGTGGGTCACTCTGAATCTGTTTATTTTGAAATTGAAGCAGACAACGTCAGTGCAAATGAAATTAAGGAATTATTAAAATCAGCACCAGGTGTTGTTTTACAAGATGACCCAGAGAATCAAGTGTATCCAATGCCTGCAAATTGTGTAGGAAGTAATGATGTGTTTGTAGGACGAATTCGTAACGATCTAAATGAGAGTCGTGGTTTCCACATGTGGGTTGTTTCTGATAATTTACTAAAGGGTGCTGCCTGGAATTCAGTTCAAATTGCGGAAAGCTTAATAAAGCTAGGATTAATCCAAGAAAAAAAATAATGGTTTGATGATAAAGGCAGGTTTTTATGTCTATGAAAATGATAGTTCAAAAATTTGGCGGGACATCTGTCAGGGATGAAGCAGGAAGGAAACATGCAAAGAAACATATCGAAAAAGCATTAGCTGATGGATATAAGGTTGTAGTAGTAGTATCTGCGATGGGAAGAAAGGGTGATCCCTATGCAACAGATACACTTCTCTCTTTAATTGGGGGTAATCAAAGTAAGGTTACAAAACGTGAACATGACCTGCTATTATCCTGTGGCGAAATCATTTCTAGTATTGTTTTTGCCAATATGCTGAAAGACAATGGCATAAATGCTATTGCTTTGACTGGGGCTCAGGCAGGGTTTCGAACAAATAACGATCATTCACAAGCAAAGATTGTAGAAATGAAATGCGATCGATTACTAAGAGAGTTAGAACATAATGATGTGGTCGTAGTGGCTGGATTTCAAGGTGCAGCAAAGAACGGTGACATCACAACAATTGGACGAGGCGGCAGTGATACATCAGCAGCTGCTTTAGGGGCTGCTCTAAATGCAGAATGGATTGATATTTTTACCGACGTAGAAGGCATCATGACAGCTGACCCAAGAATAGCTGAAAATGCTAGGCGTTTATCTGTGGTTACCTATACGGAGCTATGTAACATGGCTTATCAGGGTGCAAAGGTGATACATCCAAGAGCAGTTGAAATAGCAATGCAGTCAAAGGTTCCCATTCGAATTCGCTCCACGTACTCAGATAATTTAGGCACATTGGTTACGGCTATTTCGAAAGAATCTCGAGGCAGTGATATTAAAGAAAGAACCGTCACGGGGATTGCACATGTTTCCAATGTAACTCAAATTAAAGTTTTTGCAAAAAAAGACCAATACTATTTACAAGCAGAAGTTTTTAAAGCAATGGCAAATGAAAATATCAGTGTCGATTTCATCAATATTTCACCAAATGGTGTTGTTTACACGGTTACGGATGAAATGACTGAAAGAGCAATAAAGGTCTTAAAAGAAATAGGTCATGAACCTGTGGTAGAGCGTCATTGTGCAAAGGTGTCTGTCGTTGGAGCCGCGATTGCCGGAGTACCGGGTGTTACTTCTAAAATTGTTACAGCTCTTTCTGAGAAGGGAATTCGGATTCTTCAATCTGCTGATAGCCATACGACCATTTGGGTACTAGTGAAACAAGACGACTTGAAAAAATCCGTGAATGCATTGCATGACGCCTTTCATCTGGAAGAAGAAACACTTGAAACAAAACTTACGGATATCTAATATAGTAAAGGAAACGATAATTGGTAGTTTGAAACCTAAAATGCCATTGTCGCAACCTGGATTTCGTAATTGAGAGGAGTAGTATAATGGTTCATTTTGGGCGGGTTTCAACAGCCATGGTTACACCTTTTGATAAAAAAGGACATATTGATTTTCAGAAGACCACTCAATTAGTAAATTATCTAATAGAAAATGGTACGGATTCCCTTGTAGTTGCAGGTACAACTGGTGAATCGCCTACACTATCAAAGGAAGAAAAGTTAGCTTTATTTGGTCATGTAGTAAAGATAGTTAAAAAAAGAATACCGGTAATTGCAGGAACAGGCAGCAATAATACCTATGCTTCTGTGGAACTGACAAGAAAAGCGGAACAGCTTGGGGTGGATGGTATTATGGTAGTGGCGCCCTACTATAATAAACCGAATCAAGAGGGTTTATATCAACACTTTAAAGCAGTTGCTGAAGCTACTTCTCTTCCTGTCATGGTTTATAATATCCCAGGAAGAGCATCAGTAAATATTCATCCGGATACCATCATCAGGCTTTCAAAGGTTTCGAATATTGTAGCCGTTAAAGAAGCAAGCGGAGATTTAAATGCAATGACTCACATTATTGCAAATACTGATAGTGATTTTAATCTTTACAGCGGTGATGATGGTATAGCGATTCCAGTTCTTTCTATTGGAGGGGTAGGGGTTGTCTCTGTAGCCTCTCACGTAATTGGGAACGAAATGCAAGAGATGGTAAAGGCCTTTTTAGAAGGAGAAAATGAGAAAGCAGCAAGGCTGCACCAACAGCTCCTTCCACTTATGCAGGGACTTTTTGCGGCGCCAAGTCCTGCTCCTGTTAAGACAGCTCTTCAAGTTAAAGGGCTGGATGTAGGCTCAGTAAGATTGCCGCTTGTTCCATTAACCGAACAAGAAAGATCAACATTAACTAAATTATTATAATAATTTTTACAAAATGCCAATCGAAAAAACTCGGTTGGCATTTTACATGGTATAATTTTAAATTCACTTATTTTCCTCCAAAGGATAAAACAACTAAATTTGGTTGTAAAGGTTTTCAAATATCAAGTATAATAATTATAACTGATTTCGATCGGGCAATTTTGAAATGTCGAAGACCTTTTAGTGAAAGAGAGCTAGACAATCAACATAGGAGGAAACGGAAATTGATAAATAGAATAAATAGTTCCATTAAGATTATTACGCTTGGTGGTATTGGAGAAATCGGGAAAAATATGTATCTTGTCGAAGTGGACAAGGACATCTATATCATTGATGCCGGGTTAATGTTCCCCGAGGATGAAATGCTTGGCATTGATATCGTGATTCCAGACATCAGTTATTTAACAGAAAACAAGGAAAGAGTGAAGGCAGTTTTCCTTACACATGGCCATGAAGATCATATTGGTGCCCTTTCCTATCTTCTTCGCCAATTGGACGTACCTGTTTATGGAACAAAACTTACATTAGCTCTTGCAGCTGCTAAGTTAAAGGAGCAGGAATATTATGGGAAGATCAATTTTATTGAAGTAACTTCGGATACAATTGTTCAGATGGATTCTGTCGAAGTTAGCTTTTTTCGAACAAATCACAGTATTCCAGACTCAGTCGGTGTATGCGTTCATACTTCAGAAGGAAGCATCGTATATACGGGGGATTTCAAATTTGATCAGGCAGCAACAAAGCTGTATAAGCCTGAAATAGGGAAAATGGCCGCTCTAGGAGAAAAGGGTGTATTATGTTTACTCTCAGATAGTACGGAAGCAGAGAAGCCTGGATACACTACCTCCGAGGCAATCGTTGAGCGAGAGTTATCCACTGCATTCTATAATACACGCGGCAGAATGATAGCTGCATGCTTCGCTTCAGATATTAACAGAATTCAGCATATATTTGATGCAGCAAGGGATAATGGCCGTAAAGTAGCAGTAGTTGGTAAAAGTCTTGAAAGAATTTATCAAATTGCGCTAGATTTAGGCTATTTAGAGGTGAGCGAAGATTTAATTATCCCCGTTAGTGAAATAAATAATTACGAAGACAGGGAAATCGTCGTATTAATGACGGGAAGTCAAGGGGAGCCAATTGAAGCCCTTCAAAAAATGGCGAAGCAAACTGCAAAACATGTAAATATACAGCCTGGTGATACTGTTCTAATAGCTGCATCAACACTTAGGGGAAGTGAATTGTTGATATCGAGAACAGTGGATATGCTTTTTAGAGCAGGAGCAAATGTTATCTCAGGAAAAAGAACGATTCATGTTTCAAGCCATGGCAGCCAAGAAGAATTAAAATTTATGATTAACTTAATGAAACCAAAGTACTTTATTCCAGTGCATGGGGAATATAGAATGCTAAAAGCACATCGGAGACTGGCACTTGATTGTGAAGTACCGGATGAGAACATCATTATCCCAGACCGTGGTGATGTGGTAGAATTTAAGGATGGAACGTTCTCTATCAGCGGTAAAGTTCCTTCAGGCAATGTATTAATTGATGGAATTGGTGTGGGTGACGTTGGAAATATCGTTTTACGAGATCGGAGACTGCTGTCTCAAGATGGTATATTAATTGTTGTGGTTACATTAACTAGGCAGGATAAGCGGATTGCTGCAGGTCCGGAAATTATTTCACGTGGTTTTGTCTATGTCCGTGAATCAGAAAAGTTAATGGATGAATCTACAAAATTAGTTCGAGATATTGTACAGAAGAACATTTCTAAAGATTCCTTTGAATGGTCAAGCCTTAAACAGGACATAAGAGATGGGTTAAACAGATACTTGTTTGAAAAAACAAAAAGAAGACCGATGATACTTCCGATTATTATGGAAGTTTAAGAAGGTAAAGGAGGCATTGGGGAAACCAATGCTTCTTTTTTTACATAGGATTTTATTCCATCAATCTAAGAATGAAATTGTTTCATAGGTCAATACTAACGTTATCATGCGTGAAGGGAGACTTATGATGAATAAGGACATACAAAAAAGTGAATCGGGAAATCAAGAAGGGCAAGAACCTCAAAAAGAGGATAAGCCTTCTTCTTTAATGGAAAAAATTCAGCAGCTAGGGCAAACAAATGTACCTCAGCTTTCTTCCGATTCACGGATCCATTGTTTGACAATTATCGGCCAAATTGAGGGTCATTTAGCTCTGCCTCCACAAAACAAAACGACAAAATATGAACACTTGATACCTCAACTAGTAGCGATTGAACAAAATCCTAAAATAGAAGGAGTATTGATAATTTTAAATACAGTTGGCGGCGATGTGGAGGCTGGACTGGCCATTTCTGAAATGATGGCAACACTGTCAAAACCAACTGTTTCAATCGTCTTAGGAGGAGGACATTCAATAGGAGTGCCAATAGCGGTCTCTTGTGATTATTCCTTTATAGCCGAAACAGCAACGATGACCATCCATCCAATTCGTTTAACTGGTCTAGTAATTGGGGTACCAGCAACCTTTGAATATTTAGATAAAATGCAGGATAGGGTTGTCAATTTTGTAACCAAACATTCTAATATTACTGAAGAGAAATTTAAGGATTTAATGTTTGCGAAAGGAAATCTCACTCGTGACATAGGGACAAATGTCGTTGGTCCAGATGCCGTAGAGTATGGATTGATTGACGAGGTTGGCGGACTCGGGCAGGCGATGAAGAAGTTAAATGAATTAATTGATCAATCTAAAGGTGCAAGTGAGGGGCTGATTCAATGATTCTATATACGATGATGCCGCAGGAATTAATATATCCAAATGACCCAGAAGCCTTTAATAGACAACAAACTGTAACCTATCAAGGGGTATCAATGATAGTGGAAC
This Neobacillus sp. YX16 DNA region includes the following protein-coding sequences:
- the dapA gene encoding 4-hydroxy-tetrahydrodipicolinate synthase, whose product is MVHFGRVSTAMVTPFDKKGHIDFQKTTQLVNYLIENGTDSLVVAGTTGESPTLSKEEKLALFGHVVKIVKKRIPVIAGTGSNNTYASVELTRKAEQLGVDGIMVVAPYYNKPNQEGLYQHFKAVAEATSLPVMVYNIPGRASVNIHPDTIIRLSKVSNIVAVKEASGDLNAMTHIIANTDSDFNLYSGDDGIAIPVLSIGGVGVVSVASHVIGNEMQEMVKAFLEGENEKAARLHQQLLPLMQGLFAAPSPAPVKTALQVKGLDVGSVRLPLVPLTEQERSTLTKLL
- a CDS encoding pitrilysin family protein; amino-acid sequence: MINKYSCKNGVRIVLENIPTVRSVAIGVWIGTGSRNEDPQTNGISHFLEHMFFKGTKNRSAKEIAESFDSIGGQVNAFTSKEYTCYYAKVLDTHAQFALDVLADMFFNSTFVEEELNKERNVVLEEIKMYDDTPDDIVHDLLSRAIYGDHPLGYPILGTEETLNTFTSATLKDYIHNRYTPENVVISIAGNVSDKFILEVEKYFGSYEGGNSATLENIPVFQSNRLSRKKETEQAHLCLGFEGLKIGHEDVYSLIILNNILGGSMSSRLFQEVREQRGLAYSVFSYHSAYQDNGVVTVYGGTGAKQLDVLYETIQETLEKLKQDGITDKELNNSKEQLKGSLMLGLESTNSRMSRNGKNELLLKRHRSLDEIIEQIDQVTKQSVNGMATSVFTDKYSVSLISPNGELPKTLI
- the dpaA gene encoding dipicolinic acid synthetase subunit A — translated: MLTGMQIAVIGGDARQLEIIRKLTELDARLSLIGFEQLDHAFTGAVKEKLDEVDFSNMDALILPVPGTNLEGHVETIFSNEKVILTAEMLLKTPEHCTIYSGISNTFLNGITKEANRPLVQLFERDDVAIYNSIPTVEGTIMMAIQHTDFTIHGSNITVLGLGRVGMSVARTFHALGAKIKVGARKTEHLARITEMGLTPFHLNEIEQQVKDTDILINTIPLLIVTASVISKMPTHTLIIDLASKPGGTDFRYAEKRGIKALLAPGLPGIVAPKTAGQILANVLAQLLQDDLSKRKGIIK
- the dapG gene encoding aspartate kinase, translating into MKMIVQKFGGTSVRDEAGRKHAKKHIEKALADGYKVVVVVSAMGRKGDPYATDTLLSLIGGNQSKVTKREHDLLLSCGEIISSIVFANMLKDNGINAIALTGAQAGFRTNNDHSQAKIVEMKCDRLLRELEHNDVVVVAGFQGAAKNGDITTIGRGGSDTSAAALGAALNAEWIDIFTDVEGIMTADPRIAENARRLSVVTYTELCNMAYQGAKVIHPRAVEIAMQSKVPIRIRSTYSDNLGTLVTAISKESRGSDIKERTVTGIAHVSNVTQIKVFAKKDQYYLQAEVFKAMANENISVDFINISPNGVVYTVTDEMTERAIKVLKEIGHEPVVERHCAKVSVVGAAIAGVPGVTSKIVTALSEKGIRILQSADSHTTIWVLVKQDDLKKSVNALHDAFHLEEETLETKLTDI
- the pnp gene encoding polyribonucleotide nucleotidyltransferase, giving the protein MEHTKHEYSMDWAGRKLTVEIGQLAKQANGAVMVRYGDTAVLSTATASKEPKNLDFFPLTCNYEERLYAVGKIPGGFIKREGRPSEKAILASRLIDRPIRPLFADGFRNDVQVISIVMSVDQDCSSEMAAMFGSSLALCTSDIPFEGPIAGVIVGRVGGEFVINPNVEQAEKSDIHLTVAGTKDAINMVEAGADEVSEEVMLEAIMYGHEEIKRLIEFQEKIMAEAGKEKREVILYELDKDLEAEVRDMCETDMVAAIQVQEKHAREDAIKEVKNRVLAKFEENEATADDLKQVKQILDKIVKGEVRRLITVEKIRPDGRKIDEIRPLSSQVGILPRTHGSGLFTRGQTQALSICTLGAMGDVQILDGLGIEEEKRFMHHYNFPLFSVGETGPIRGPGRREIGHGALGERALEPIVPSEKDFPYTIRLVSEVLESNGSTSQASICASTLAMMDAGVPIKAPVAGIAMGLVKSGDYYTVLSDIQGMEDHLGDMDFKVAGTAKGVTALQMDIKIKGLSREILEEALQQAKKGRMHILDSMLATIAEPRTELSQFAPKILTMKINPDKIRDVIGPSGKQINKIIEETGVKIDIEQDGTVFIASTNQEMNQKAKKIIEDIVREVVVGEMYLGKVKRIEKFGAFVEIFAGKDGLVHISELAEERVGKVEDVIKIGDEFLVKVTEIDKQGRVNLSRKAILKEQREKAEAEKQQ
- the dpaB gene encoding dipicolinate synthase subunit B, yielding MSLKGKKIGFGLTGSHCTYDAVFPEIEKLVQAGAEVLPVVTFTVKNTETRFGKGEDWIQRIEDLTGNRAIDSIVKAEPLGPKIPLDCMVIAPLTGVSMSKFANAMNDSPVLMAAKATLRNLKPVVLGISTNDALGLNGVNLMRLMATKNIYFIPYGQDDPKNKPNSMVARMPMLMETVEAAIEGRQIQPVLVERYRDTD
- a CDS encoding YlmC/YmxH family sporulation protein, whose amino-acid sequence is MRLSELSGKEIVDVKKAERLGVLGQTDLEIDESTGQIQALLIPSVKWFGFRKQGGEIRVPWQHIKKIGTDMIIIDVHEGEKVEE
- the asd gene encoding aspartate-semialdehyde dehydrogenase; translation: MKKSKGYHVAVVGATGAVGQQMIQTLVKEKFPIGKLTLLSSARSAGKKVTIDGVEHTIQEAKPESFAGVDIALFSAGGNISKELAPEAVKYGAIVVDNTSAFRMDEEIPLVVPEVNEDDLHNHNGIIANPNCSTIQMVVALEPIRQKYGLKKVIVSTYQAVSGAGAVAIEELQNQTKAIINGETIEPKILPVKGDKNHYQIAFNAIPQIDKFQDNGYTFEEMKMINETKKIMHLPELPVAATCVRLPVAVGHSESVYFEIEADNVSANEIKELLKSAPGVVLQDDPENQVYPMPANCVGSNDVFVGRIRNDLNESRGFHMWVVSDNLLKGAAWNSVQIAESLIKLGLIQEKK
- a CDS encoding polysaccharide deacetylase family protein → MKKLSLIAFLFLAAWFSVNNPLVDTYVATLKGNALTVGKQEDPLYQSIVKNASTYEIPPSNAKIDRVWKAIPGYNGITVDIEASYKNMKKIGTFDEKKLVYKQTEPSVHLSDLSPSPIYRGHPDKPMVSFIINVAWGNEYLPEILAALKKHQVKASFFLEGRWVKNNPELAKMIVSAGHEVGNHSYTHPDMKRISAVQIREQLNNTNEVIEAATGKKSIWFAPPSGSYRDETVTIAAEFKMKTVMWTVDTIDWQKPSPDQLINRVISKISNGSMVLMHPTESTAKSLDTLITLIEEKGLRLGTVSDLMSEERIMK